A stretch of the Cellulomonas sp. WB94 genome encodes the following:
- the pdhA gene encoding pyruvate dehydrogenase (acetyl-transferring) E1 component subunit alpha → MSPNGPLTDAGLVQLLTPAGERVDHAVYSPLVAHLDGDALRAMYRDMVLVRRFDNEATSLQRQGELGLWAQSLGQEGAQIGSGHALAPQDYVFPSYREHGVAQTRGVDLANLLRLFRGIDHGGWDPTAHNFHLYTLVIGSHTLHATGYAMGVQRDGLVGTGDPTRDTAVVTYFGDGATSQGDVNEALVFAAVNNAPLVLFCQNNQWAISEPTTRQTRVPLADRGLGFGVPSVRVDGNDVIASYAVTAEALERARSGGGPTLIEAFTYRMGAHTTSDDPTRYRSAAEEEYWRQRDPIDRLRLHLEQTGELPAAFAADLESEAVALGERIRTTVRSWGPPPPASMFDHVYATPNSVVEGEREWFESYETTFAPTQGGAR, encoded by the coding sequence CGTCTACAGCCCGCTCGTCGCACACCTCGACGGCGACGCCCTGCGCGCGATGTACCGCGACATGGTGCTCGTCCGGCGCTTCGACAACGAGGCCACCTCGCTGCAGCGGCAGGGTGAGCTCGGGCTCTGGGCGCAGAGCCTCGGCCAGGAGGGTGCGCAGATCGGCTCCGGGCACGCGCTCGCCCCGCAGGACTACGTCTTCCCGTCCTACCGCGAGCACGGCGTGGCCCAGACCCGCGGCGTCGACCTTGCGAACCTGCTGCGCCTGTTCCGTGGCATCGACCACGGCGGGTGGGACCCGACGGCGCACAACTTCCACCTGTACACGCTCGTCATCGGCTCGCACACGCTGCACGCGACCGGGTACGCGATGGGGGTCCAGCGCGACGGCCTGGTCGGCACGGGCGACCCGACCCGGGACACCGCCGTCGTCACCTACTTCGGGGACGGCGCGACCTCCCAGGGTGACGTCAACGAGGCCCTCGTCTTCGCGGCGGTCAACAACGCGCCGCTCGTCCTGTTCTGCCAGAACAACCAGTGGGCCATCTCCGAGCCGACGACGCGTCAGACCCGAGTGCCGCTCGCTGACCGCGGTCTCGGCTTCGGGGTTCCGAGCGTTCGGGTCGACGGCAACGACGTCATCGCGTCGTACGCCGTGACGGCCGAGGCGCTCGAGCGCGCACGCTCGGGCGGCGGGCCGACGCTCATCGAGGCGTTCACGTACCGGATGGGTGCGCACACCACCTCGGACGACCCGACCCGGTACCGGTCGGCCGCCGAGGAGGAGTACTGGCGCCAGCGCGACCCGATCGACCGCCTGCGCCTGCACCTCGAGCAGACGGGCGAGCTGCCCGCCGCGTTCGCCGCCGACCTGGAGTCCGAGGCGGTCGCGCTCGGCGAGCGCATCCGCACGACGGTCCGCTCGTGGGGTCCGCCGCCGCCCGCATCGATGTTCGACCACGTCTACGCGACCCCGAACTCGGTCGTCGAGGGCGAGCGGGAGTGGTTCGAGTCCTACGAGACGACGTTCGCCCCGACGCAGGGAGGTGCTCGATGA